Proteins encoded by one window of Microbacterium testaceum:
- a CDS encoding MraY family glycosyltransferase codes for MTQYLLTILFTAAVTLALSWVVWKLALRFKLYPGIRDRDVHKTPTPRLGGVAMFLGVVAAFALSSRNPYFAIFWIDPVPVLSLLGAVLLIVLVGVADDLWDLDWMIKLGAQFVAAGIIAWFGQLQILSLPIGALTVGSSWVSFLLTVFALVVVMNAVNFIDGLNGLVAGVCLIANGVFFAYSYLLVRDTGASTYFNLASFIAAVLVGACLGFLPMNWTPAKLFMGDAGALMLGLLMASSAVAITGQLDPAVLDPEKIGRSQLLGAFIPILLPVVIVLLPLLDFGLAVARRQWAGRSPFSPDRKHLHHRMLDMGHTDRDAVLIFYSWTAVVSLAFLLMYIGTQQSWPGDYAFGIVFGVIGVIACVVLTLLPSQHRLRLSRRPRPTRPESPS; via the coding sequence GTGACCCAATACCTCCTCACCATCCTGTTCACGGCGGCGGTCACGCTCGCGCTGTCGTGGGTGGTGTGGAAGCTCGCGCTGCGGTTCAAGCTGTACCCCGGCATCCGCGACCGCGACGTGCACAAGACGCCGACGCCGCGCCTCGGCGGAGTCGCGATGTTCCTCGGCGTCGTGGCGGCCTTCGCCCTGTCGAGCCGCAACCCCTACTTCGCGATCTTCTGGATCGACCCCGTGCCGGTGCTGTCCCTGCTGGGGGCGGTCCTGCTCATCGTGCTCGTCGGCGTCGCCGACGACCTCTGGGACCTCGACTGGATGATCAAGCTCGGGGCGCAGTTCGTCGCCGCGGGCATCATCGCCTGGTTCGGCCAACTGCAGATCCTCTCGCTGCCGATCGGCGCCCTGACGGTCGGCTCCAGCTGGGTGAGCTTCCTGCTGACCGTGTTCGCCCTGGTGGTCGTGATGAACGCGGTGAACTTCATCGACGGACTCAACGGTCTCGTCGCCGGCGTCTGCCTGATCGCGAACGGCGTCTTCTTCGCGTACTCCTACCTGCTCGTGCGCGACACCGGAGCGAGCACCTACTTCAACCTCGCGTCGTTCATCGCGGCCGTCCTCGTGGGGGCGTGCCTCGGCTTCCTCCCGATGAACTGGACGCCGGCGAAGCTCTTCATGGGAGACGCGGGGGCCCTGATGCTCGGGCTGCTCATGGCCAGTTCGGCCGTCGCCATCACCGGTCAGCTCGACCCGGCAGTGCTCGATCCCGAGAAGATCGGCCGGTCGCAGCTGCTCGGTGCGTTCATCCCGATCCTGCTGCCCGTGGTCATCGTCCTGCTGCCCCTGCTCGATTTCGGTCTCGCGGTCGCCCGCCGGCAGTGGGCGGGCAGGTCGCCGTTCTCGCCGGATCGCAAGCACCTGCACCACCGCATGCTCGACATGGGGCACACCGACCGCGACGCAGTCCTCATCTTCTACAGCTGGACGGCCGTGGTGAGCCTCGCGTTCCTGCTGATGTACATCGGCACCCAGCAGAGCTGGCCCGGCGACTACGCCTTCGGCATCGTCTTCGGTGTCATCGGCGTCATCGCGTGCGTCGTTCTCACCCTTCTGCCCTCCCAGCACCGACTGCGGCTGTCCCGCCGCCCCCGACCCACCCGACCGGAGTCCCCCTCATGA
- a CDS encoding F0F1 ATP synthase subunit B, producing MLNALVTLAAEPAGEAHNPLLPAVYDIIWSAVCFVVIIFVVWRVALPRMAKLLDERSAAIEGNIAKADEAQRQAEAALEEYTAQLAAARKEAGEIRENATQDGRKIVAEAKETASAEAARITASAHAQIEAERQTALVQLRSEVGTLAVDLAGNVIGETLTDDARANAVVDRFLAELEASEKAAK from the coding sequence ATGCTGAACGCTCTTGTCACTCTCGCCGCGGAGCCCGCGGGGGAAGCGCACAACCCGCTGCTTCCCGCGGTCTACGACATCATCTGGTCGGCCGTGTGCTTCGTCGTCATCATCTTCGTGGTGTGGCGCGTCGCTCTGCCGCGCATGGCGAAGCTGCTCGACGAGCGCAGTGCTGCCATCGAGGGCAACATCGCCAAGGCCGACGAGGCTCAGCGACAGGCCGAGGCCGCCCTCGAGGAGTACACCGCCCAGCTCGCCGCGGCGCGCAAAGAAGCCGGTGAGATCCGCGAGAACGCCACTCAGGACGGTCGCAAGATCGTCGCCGAGGCCAAGGAGACCGCGTCGGCCGAGGCCGCTCGCATCACCGCGTCCGCGCACGCTCAGATCGAGGCCGAGCGTCAGACGGCCCTCGTGCAGCTGCGTTCCGAGGTCGGTACCCTCGCGGTCGACCTCGCGGGCAACGTCATCGGTGAGACCCTGACGGACGACGCGCGCGCCAACGCCGTGGTCGACCGCTTCCTCGCCGAGCTCGAGGCTTCCGAGAAGGCGGCCAAGTAA
- a CDS encoding F0F1 ATP synthase subunit delta — MGSATTQARTATAEALASTSGVDLDVARELFAAVGAVSGSAQLSGALSDSSVPPAARAGLVSGVFGASYRPATVALLTSAAQQRWSTSAEFVEGLEELAVLATSVAEDADIEAELFSFSRTVASHGELELALGGRLGGASAKGALVSKLLDGRASAGTALIVSSLVEHARGRRVRALLRRAERIVAEQRARIVATVFAATPLNADQQSRLQNALSARYGSAVTLNTVIDPTVVGGLRVQVADDVIDASVSARLADLRQRIAG; from the coding sequence ATGGGCAGCGCGACCACTCAGGCGCGGACCGCGACCGCGGAGGCCCTGGCCTCCACCTCGGGTGTCGATCTCGACGTCGCGCGCGAACTGTTCGCGGCCGTCGGTGCCGTGAGCGGCTCGGCGCAGCTGAGCGGCGCGCTGTCCGACTCGTCGGTGCCGCCCGCCGCCCGTGCGGGTCTGGTGTCCGGCGTCTTCGGAGCCTCGTACCGGCCCGCGACCGTGGCGCTGCTCACCAGTGCCGCGCAGCAGCGCTGGTCGACCTCCGCGGAGTTCGTCGAAGGACTCGAAGAGCTCGCTGTGCTCGCGACCTCGGTCGCCGAGGACGCGGACATCGAGGCCGAGCTCTTCTCGTTCTCGCGCACCGTCGCTTCCCACGGCGAACTCGAGCTGGCGCTGGGCGGCCGCCTCGGCGGCGCGTCGGCGAAGGGGGCTCTCGTCTCGAAGCTCCTCGACGGCCGGGCGAGCGCGGGCACCGCACTCATCGTGTCGTCGCTGGTCGAGCACGCGCGCGGTCGTCGCGTCCGTGCGCTCCTGCGTCGCGCTGAGCGCATCGTCGCCGAGCAGCGCGCGCGCATCGTCGCGACGGTGTTCGCGGCGACGCCGTTGAACGCCGACCAGCAGTCCCGCCTCCAGAACGCTCTCAGCGCACGTTACGGTTCGGCCGTCACGCTGAACACCGTGATCGACCCGACCGTGGTCGGTGGGCTGCGTGTGCAGGTCGCCGACGACGTGATCGACGCGAGCGTGTCCGCACGCCTCGCGGACCTCCGCCAGCGCATCGCCGGCTGA
- the atpB gene encoding F0F1 ATP synthase subunit A, whose amino-acid sequence MLATVVLVTLLVVGTRRMTVVPGRFQSVVEMGLDFVRVNIAEDILGRKDGKRFLPILTTIFFMVLFMNITGVIPFLNIAGTSVIAVPMLLAIVAYVTFIYAGIKKSPGGFFRNSLMPPGLPWFLYILIIPLEFLSTFIIRPVTLTLRLLMNMVVGHLMLVLFFAATQFFVVDLSGWWTALGAGSLAFGFAFTLFEIFVAFLQAYVFAILTAVYIQLAVAEEH is encoded by the coding sequence ATGCTCGCGACGGTGGTTCTGGTCACGCTCCTGGTCGTCGGCACGCGTCGCATGACGGTGGTCCCCGGTCGCTTCCAGAGCGTCGTCGAGATGGGCCTGGACTTCGTCCGCGTGAACATCGCCGAGGACATCCTCGGCCGCAAGGACGGCAAGCGCTTCCTGCCGATCCTCACCACCATCTTCTTCATGGTGCTGTTCATGAACATCACGGGTGTCATCCCGTTCCTGAACATCGCCGGCACCAGCGTCATCGCGGTTCCGATGCTTCTCGCGATCGTGGCCTACGTCACCTTCATCTACGCGGGCATCAAGAAGAGCCCCGGCGGCTTCTTCCGCAACTCGCTGATGCCTCCCGGGCTGCCCTGGTTCCTCTACATCCTGATCATCCCGCTCGAGTTCCTCTCGACCTTCATCATCCGCCCCGTCACCCTGACGCTGCGACTGCTGATGAACATGGTCGTCGGCCACCTCATGCTGGTGCTGTTCTTCGCCGCGACGCAGTTCTTCGTGGTGGACCTCAGCGGATGGTGGACCGCGCTCGGCGCCGGCTCCCTCGCCTTCGGCTTCGCCTTCACCCTGTTCGAAATCTTCGTCGCCTTCCTCCAGGCGTACGTCTTCGCGATCCTCACCGCGGTCTACATCCAGCTCGCGGTCGCAGAAGAGCACTGA
- the prmC gene encoding peptide chain release factor N(5)-glutamine methyltransferase, whose product MSGTVPPPAPTAVSVADTVRAAAHRLNAAGVPDPQVDAELLVAHVLESTRGGVQAAAIRGDGMPEPAARALAPLVDRRAAREPLQHLTGLAPFRSMELAVGPGVFVPRPETEMVAQLAIDALRSAASEAPIAVDLGTGSGAIALALATEVPHARVFAAENSVDAFVWTKHNVARIGADNVTLAFVDLADAFPELDGTVSVVASNPPYVPDDAIPRDPEVRLYDPPAALYGGPDGLDAVRHLSRVGLRLGHSGATIVIEHGEWQGAAIREILTADGWRSAATHPDLTTRDRATTAVRP is encoded by the coding sequence ATGTCAGGAACCGTCCCGCCTCCCGCCCCCACGGCCGTTTCGGTCGCCGACACCGTGCGCGCGGCCGCTCACCGACTGAACGCGGCGGGTGTTCCCGACCCCCAGGTCGACGCCGAACTGCTCGTGGCCCACGTCCTCGAATCCACCCGCGGGGGCGTCCAGGCCGCCGCGATCCGCGGAGACGGGATGCCGGAGCCCGCCGCCCGCGCCCTCGCGCCGCTCGTAGATCGCCGCGCCGCCCGCGAGCCGCTCCAGCACCTCACGGGTCTCGCCCCGTTCCGATCGATGGAGCTCGCGGTCGGACCGGGGGTCTTCGTGCCCCGTCCTGAGACCGAGATGGTGGCTCAGCTCGCCATCGACGCCCTGCGTTCGGCGGCGTCGGAGGCTCCGATCGCCGTCGACCTCGGCACGGGCAGCGGAGCGATCGCGCTGGCGCTGGCGACCGAGGTGCCCCACGCCCGCGTCTTCGCCGCGGAGAACTCGGTCGACGCGTTCGTCTGGACCAAGCACAACGTCGCCCGGATCGGCGCGGACAACGTCACGCTCGCGTTCGTCGACCTCGCCGACGCCTTCCCCGAGCTCGACGGAACCGTGTCCGTCGTGGCATCCAATCCTCCCTATGTTCCCGACGACGCGATACCCCGCGATCCCGAGGTGCGCCTCTACGACCCACCCGCGGCGCTCTACGGAGGACCGGACGGGCTGGATGCCGTGCGCCACCTCAGTCGCGTGGGCCTGCGGCTGGGCCACTCCGGCGCGACGATCGTCATCGAGCACGGGGAGTGGCAGGGCGCGGCCATCCGCGAGATCCTCACCGCCGACGGCTGGCGATCGGCGGCGACCCACCCGGACCTCACGACCCGGGATCGCGCTACGACCGCCGTGCGCCCCTGA
- a CDS encoding L-threonylcarbamoyladenylate synthase — translation MSPVYDCRDESQLLSGMRHARQAIGRGELVVLPTDTVYGIAADAFNARAVAGLLEAKGRGRQQPPPVLVPGVGTLRALVAEIPPAVDDLVREFWPGGLTIVLPAQPSLSWDLGDTHGTVAVRMPAQKMTLELLEETGPLAVSSANLTGRAAAVNIDSARDMLGDSVAVYLDAGVSETGIASTIIDATTLVGGAEPQIRVLREGAISRDRLRAVVGDLLEPDPVDEVVDPLAAPAATTPDAEAPGP, via the coding sequence ATGTCACCCGTCTACGACTGCCGTGACGAGTCGCAGCTGCTGTCCGGAATGCGCCACGCGCGTCAAGCGATCGGCCGAGGCGAACTCGTCGTGCTCCCCACTGACACCGTCTACGGAATCGCCGCGGACGCGTTCAACGCGCGCGCCGTCGCCGGCCTGCTCGAGGCGAAGGGCCGGGGCCGCCAGCAGCCGCCCCCCGTGCTCGTGCCGGGGGTGGGGACGCTGCGGGCACTCGTTGCCGAGATCCCGCCCGCCGTCGACGACCTCGTCCGCGAGTTTTGGCCGGGCGGCCTGACCATCGTGCTGCCCGCGCAGCCCTCGCTCTCGTGGGACCTCGGAGACACCCACGGCACGGTGGCCGTGCGCATGCCCGCGCAGAAGATGACGTTGGAACTCCTCGAAGAGACCGGCCCGCTGGCCGTGTCGAGCGCGAACCTCACCGGACGCGCCGCCGCCGTCAACATCGACTCCGCGCGCGACATGCTCGGCGACAGCGTCGCGGTCTACCTCGACGCAGGCGTCAGCGAGACCGGCATCGCCTCCACCATCATCGACGCGACCACGCTCGTCGGGGGAGCGGAGCCGCAGATCCGGGTGCTGCGCGAGGGCGCGATCTCGCGTGACCGGCTGCGCGCCGTCGTGGGCGACCTGCTCGAGCCCGACCCCGTGGACGAGGTCGTCGACCCGCTCGCCGCCCCCGCCGCAACGACCCCGGACGCCGAGGCGCCGGGTCCGTGA
- the atpE gene encoding F0F1 ATP synthase subunit C yields MDATTVLAQVTGNVATIGYGLAAIGPAIGVGIVVGKTIEGVARQPELAGRLQVLMFIGIAFTEALAFIGIATGFIFT; encoded by the coding sequence GTGGACGCAACTACGGTTCTCGCCCAGGTCACCGGTAACGTCGCCACGATCGGCTACGGTCTCGCCGCCATCGGTCCCGCCATCGGCGTGGGCATCGTCGTCGGCAAGACGATCGAGGGCGTCGCTCGTCAGCCCGAGCTCGCGGGCCGCCTGCAGGTCCTGATGTTCATCGGTATCGCCTTCACCGAGGCGCTCGCCTTCATCGGTATCGCAACCGGCTTCATCTTCACTTGA